One region of Erwinia tracheiphila genomic DNA includes:
- a CDS encoding acid phosphatase, with translation MRTRYTLLMAALLVSQLVQAKPANLSQEQLHVLLDSTTPASADTSFLALDRAIQQSLIAALQGDTSKLTRDRLKNVEQSDKLSDSKWLKASGYNFAKKENQQAGIALLSAFPLLPKTTIAASLKTVEQANLNASNGQRTQALIDAEGQDHLFFLADALGPKLGEAFLRAYNNGELGKAAALIKATEVGTGAAKKYFDNPRPFLIPGNTIHFVPDTAVVKDNAPYKASESSYPSGHTNTAYTDALLLGEMLPERFIPLLDRAARYGYSRMILGVHYPIDLMGSRMVAQRNVAHYLNDAKYHALFEQAKQQLRAALEKECGTSLAECAKPQGAGDPYTAPQMKAFYRYTMTYHLPQEKVTATRVVVPEDAEVLLEGPLPHLSAAQRRQLMVKTALAGGYPLSGSTPEQSFWQRLDLSAAASAAHHGS, from the coding sequence ATGCGCACCCGATACACCCTGCTCATGGCGGCTCTGTTGGTTAGCCAGCTGGTCCAGGCGAAACCAGCCAACCTTTCGCAAGAGCAACTCCATGTCCTTCTTGACAGCACAACGCCTGCCAGTGCCGATACATCTTTTCTGGCGCTGGATAGAGCCATTCAGCAATCACTAATCGCGGCGTTACAAGGAGATACCAGCAAGCTGACACGCGATCGGTTAAAAAATGTAGAACAGAGCGACAAACTGTCTGACAGCAAATGGTTGAAGGCGAGCGGTTACAATTTCGCAAAAAAAGAGAACCAGCAGGCTGGTATCGCGTTACTCAGTGCTTTTCCATTGTTACCAAAAACCACTATCGCCGCCAGTCTGAAAACGGTTGAGCAGGCTAACCTCAATGCCAGTAATGGGCAACGCACCCAGGCGCTTATTGATGCCGAAGGGCAGGATCATCTGTTTTTCCTTGCGGACGCTCTGGGGCCGAAGTTGGGCGAGGCCTTTCTTCGTGCCTACAACAACGGTGAGCTGGGTAAGGCTGCTGCTTTAATCAAAGCCACAGAAGTGGGCACTGGTGCGGCGAAAAAGTATTTTGATAATCCGCGTCCGTTCCTGATCCCCGGTAACACCATTCATTTCGTTCCAGATACCGCTGTGGTCAAAGATAATGCGCCTTACAAAGCATCAGAAAGCTCTTATCCCAGCGGCCACACCAATACTGCCTATACCGACGCACTGTTACTGGGCGAAATGCTGCCGGAACGTTTTATACCGCTGTTGGATCGTGCTGCACGTTATGGTTATTCTCGCATGATCCTTGGCGTACATTATCCTATTGACCTGATGGGGTCGCGCATGGTGGCGCAGCGTAACGTTGCTCATTATCTCAACGATGCGAAATACCATGCGCTGTTCGAACAGGCGAAGCAGCAGCTGCGCGCCGCATTGGAAAAAGAGTGTGGCACCTCGCTTGCTGAATGTGCTAAACCGCAGGGCGCTGGTGATCCCTATACCGCACCGCAAATGAAAGCTTTCTACCGATACACTATGACGTACCACCTGCCTCAGGAGAAAGTAACGGCCACACGAGTCGTGGTACCGGAAGATGCAGAGGTATTACTGGAAGGGCCGCTGCCACATCTGAGCGCCGCACAACGCCGTCAGCTGATGGTAAAGACCGCGCTCGCTGGGGGGTATCCTCTTTCCGGCAGCACGCCTGAGCAAAGCTTCTGGCAGCGTCTTGATCTTTCTGCAGCGGCCAGCGCCGCACATCACGGTAGCTGA
- a CDS encoding GNAT family N-acetyltransferase yields the protein MWQGKGVAGALLTVLLKHAAQRKLDNIYLGTTSKFLAAHCFYEKNGFQEVERTALPETFPVMRVDSKFYRLALNGE from the coding sequence GTGTGGCAGGGCAAAGGGGTTGCCGGTGCGTTGCTAACTGTGCTGCTAAAGCATGCAGCGCAACGGAAACTGGATAATATTTATCTCGGGACCACCAGTAAATTCCTGGCGGCGCACTGTTTCTATGAGAAGAACGGTTTTCAGGAAGTTGAACGAACCGCGTTACCCGAAACCTTTCCGGTGATGAGGGTGGACAGCAAGTTTTATCGTCTCGCCCTTAATGGGGAATAG
- the ftnA gene encoding non-heme ferritin, with product MLTSEMTANLNDQLNLEFFSANLYLQMSAWCADKGFEGAAAFMREHSTEEMQHMQRLFNYLSDTGAMPVLGAIAAPPITFNSLSEMLEQAYQHEKLITSKINELAHAAITSQDYSTFNFLQWYVAEQHEEEKLFKSVLDKLALVGNSGEALFFVDKDLMKMSSDNHTEA from the coding sequence ATGCTAACCAGCGAAATGACTGCCAACCTGAACGACCAGTTAAATCTGGAATTCTTCTCTGCCAATCTCTATTTGCAGATGAGCGCCTGGTGTGCCGATAAAGGGTTCGAAGGGGCAGCCGCTTTTATGCGTGAGCATTCTACGGAAGAAATGCAGCACATGCAGCGCTTGTTTAACTACCTGAGTGATACCGGTGCTATGCCGGTACTCGGTGCCATCGCGGCACCGCCGATTACCTTTAATTCACTGAGCGAGATGCTGGAGCAGGCTTACCAACACGAAAAACTGATTACCAGCAAAATTAATGAACTGGCACATGCTGCCATCACCTCACAGGATTATTCCACTTTCAATTTCCTGCAATGGTATGTGGCTGAACAGCACGAAGAAGAGAAGCTGTTTAAGTCCGTGTTGGATAAACTGGCGCTGGTGGGCAACAGCGGTGAAGCCTTGTTCTTCGTGGATAAAGACCTGATGAAAATGAGCAGCGATAACCATACAGAGGCCTGA
- a CDS encoding methyl-accepting chemotaxis protein, with the protein MIKNMKVVTSIIIVLVVFSGLLLISSALSFKAINQDKNNFIHANSLNHQQGQLSDSWQTLIKTRVTINRVAIRILKKQTDAAAQATIAKLLSDAGASLVVAQQHFDIYKNEPIINGQSPELASRVAGDYQQLFDALKMSIQYLQVNNYEDYSNLDTQKAQEALEASYTQWREENAALQATGMAQNEESYSHMLWTLTVMVLILAILVLAVWGIIKSVLLTPLKQVKNHIQGIAGGDLSGKSQVEGRSEMGQLAAHLATMQQSLRDTVSRVRESASAIYSGASEISHGNNDLSARTEQQGASLEQTAASMEQLTSTVKQNAENARQASQLAKSASETAGKGGQVVDGVVKTMSEIASSSQKIADIISVIDSIAFQTNILALNAAVEAARAGEQGRGFAVVAGEVRNLAQRSAQAAKEIKTLIEASVNRVDAGSQQVSIAGETMHDIVAAVMRVTDIMGEIASASDEQSRGIDQIGQAVTEMDRVTQQNAALVQESAAASASLEEQASRLSQAVAAFKTDGQEKQPAVVQSIPEQAKSTLAAPKRLLPSPEKPQVTDEGNWETF; encoded by the coding sequence ATGATTAAAAATATGAAAGTCGTTACCAGCATTATTATTGTGCTGGTGGTGTTCAGCGGGCTGCTGTTAATTTCCAGCGCGCTCTCTTTTAAAGCCATTAACCAAGATAAAAATAACTTCATTCACGCCAACTCACTGAATCATCAGCAAGGGCAACTGAGTGACAGCTGGCAAACGCTGATTAAAACCAGGGTAACAATTAACCGTGTTGCTATCCGCATTCTTAAAAAACAAACCGATGCCGCAGCCCAGGCCACTATCGCTAAACTGCTTTCAGACGCTGGCGCTTCACTGGTGGTGGCCCAGCAGCATTTTGATATTTATAAAAATGAGCCGATTATTAACGGGCAAAGTCCTGAACTGGCAAGCAGGGTAGCCGGTGATTATCAGCAGCTTTTTGATGCCCTGAAAATGTCAATTCAGTATTTACAGGTCAACAATTATGAGGACTATAGCAATCTGGATACGCAAAAGGCGCAGGAGGCACTGGAAGCAAGCTATACGCAATGGCGCGAGGAAAATGCAGCCTTGCAGGCGACGGGGATGGCACAAAATGAGGAAAGCTATAGCCATATGCTGTGGACGCTGACAGTTATGGTACTGATACTAGCGATACTGGTACTGGCCGTCTGGGGCATCATTAAATCCGTGTTGCTTACCCCACTAAAGCAGGTGAAAAATCATATTCAGGGGATTGCTGGTGGCGACCTTAGTGGCAAATCGCAGGTAGAAGGTCGCAGCGAAATGGGCCAACTGGCGGCCCATCTGGCCACGATGCAGCAGTCGTTGCGAGATACCGTTAGCCGTGTCCGCGAAAGCGCCAGCGCGATTTACAGTGGAGCCAGCGAAATTTCTCATGGCAATAACGATCTTTCCGCCAGAACGGAACAACAGGGCGCCTCGCTGGAGCAAACCGCAGCAAGTATGGAGCAGCTGACCTCAACGGTAAAACAAAACGCCGAAAACGCCCGTCAGGCTTCTCAACTGGCGAAAAGCGCCTCAGAGACCGCCGGTAAGGGCGGCCAGGTAGTGGATGGCGTAGTAAAAACTATGAGCGAGATTGCCAGCAGTTCACAAAAAATTGCCGACATTATCAGTGTTATTGACAGCATTGCCTTTCAGACCAATATTCTCGCGTTGAATGCGGCGGTTGAGGCAGCACGTGCCGGTGAGCAGGGTCGCGGATTTGCAGTGGTTGCAGGTGAAGTACGTAATCTTGCCCAGCGCAGCGCACAGGCAGCAAAAGAGATTAAAACGCTGATTGAAGCCTCGGTAAACCGTGTGGATGCCGGATCGCAGCAGGTCAGTATCGCGGGTGAAACCATGCACGATATTGTTGCCGCCGTCATGCGCGTTACCGATATTATGGGCGAGATTGCTTCCGCCTCCGACGAGCAGAGTCGCGGCATCGATCAAATTGGCCAGGCCGTTACCGAAATGGACCGCGTGACTCAGCAAAACGCCGCACTGGTGCAGGAATCTGCGGCAGCATCCGCTTCACTGGAAGAGCAGGCCAGCCGTCTTTCACAGGCAGTGGCCGCATTTAAAACCGATGGACAGGAAAAACAGCCAGCGGTGGTGCAAAGCATTCCGGAGCAGGCTAAAAGCACCCTTGCAGCGCCAAAGCGTCTGCTTCCCTCACCGGAAAAGCCGCAGGTGACAGACGAAGGTAACTGGGAAACGTTCTGA
- a CDS encoding IS91 family transposase: protein MHIPRPAKLLFTVDDGWNRYLEKHGDNISDWTRLSVERMLACGTCAMGVRRYCCASPDCTHSRFFCQSCKSKACSACGMKSTEQWIAGQQHVLPDCEWQHITFTMPHLLWPFFSNNWPLLNDLFRCATRAMLKWARRQGIEVGIFCALHTYGRQLNQHPHIHVSVTRGGLDVKHGVWRSLFFKKKAVEEIWRGAVIRLLRSSYERVSPGTLPGLGHIRDGEQWRRYLKAQYGRHWKVHFAKKTRGAWHSVKYLGRYLKRPPVSASRLRHYAGGAVVHHYLDHRTGKHKRQMLSQEEMIGRYISHVPARHFKMVRYSGFLSNRKRGTLLPKVYEALEMTVREKPKRPGFAVLMKGFLGTDPYQCILCKGRLRFAGAVAGDHATKMLSDRLYQMAKKRWLRMPELDQCA, encoded by the coding sequence ATGCATATCCCCCGCCCCGCCAAACTCCTCTTCACCGTCGATGACGGCTGGAACCGCTACCTCGAAAAACACGGCGACAACATCAGCGACTGGACCCGACTCTCCGTTGAGCGCATGCTCGCCTGTGGCACCTGCGCCATGGGCGTACGCCGCTACTGCTGTGCCTCGCCGGACTGCACGCACTCCCGCTTCTTCTGCCAGAGCTGCAAGTCAAAGGCCTGCAGCGCATGTGGCATGAAATCAACTGAGCAGTGGATAGCCGGGCAGCAGCACGTCCTGCCCGACTGCGAATGGCAGCACATCACCTTTACCATGCCCCACCTGCTGTGGCCCTTCTTCAGCAACAACTGGCCCCTGCTCAACGACCTGTTCCGCTGCGCCACCCGCGCCATGCTGAAGTGGGCGCGTCGGCAGGGTATAGAAGTCGGTATCTTCTGCGCCCTGCATACCTACGGCCGGCAGCTGAATCAGCATCCGCACATCCACGTTTCCGTCACCCGCGGTGGACTTGACGTAAAGCACGGCGTCTGGCGCAGCCTTTTCTTCAAAAAGAAGGCCGTGGAGGAAATCTGGCGGGGTGCCGTTATCCGCCTGCTGCGCAGCAGCTATGAGCGGGTCAGTCCCGGCACCCTGCCGGGACTGGGACATATCCGCGACGGGGAGCAGTGGCGGCGTTACCTGAAGGCACAGTATGGCCGGCACTGGAAGGTACACTTCGCGAAGAAGACCCGGGGAGCCTGGCACAGCGTTAAATACCTCGGACGCTACCTGAAACGGCCACCAGTGTCGGCTTCACGACTGCGACACTACGCCGGTGGCGCGGTGGTTCACCACTATCTCGATCACCGCACGGGAAAGCATAAACGCCAGATGCTGAGCCAGGAAGAGATGATCGGGCGCTATATCAGCCACGTTCCGGCGCGGCATTTTAAGATGGTGCGCTACTCCGGCTTTCTGTCCAACCGCAAGCGGGGCACGCTGCTGCCGAAGGTTTACGAAGCGCTGGAGATGACGGTACGGGAAAAACCGAAGCGGCCCGGGTTTGCGGTGCTGATGAAAGGCTTCCTGGGCACGGATCCGTACCAGTGCATCCTCTGCAAAGGCCGGCTGCGTTTTGCCGGCGCCGTGGCGGGTGATCACGCCACAAAAATGCTCTCTGACAGGCTGTATCAGATGGCGAAAAAACGATGGCTGCGGATGCCTGAGCTGGATCAGTGCGCCTGA
- a CDS encoding MBL fold metallo-hydrolase: MTPQSTLELSVHSWRVQSPQSRFLIDTATGNDKPRPFSPMFDRLNSPWMENFLATGLRPEDIDYVLHTHLHIDHVGWNIRREGTQWVHTFPNARWVIAQEEMLAGQVGILFALPSPDNRGDSITAIYRRLSSAND; the protein is encoded by the coding sequence ATGACCCCGCAAAGCACGCTGGAACTCAGCGTTCATAGCTGGCGGGTCCAGTCGCCACAGAGCCGTTTTTTAATTGACACTGCGACAGGTAACGATAAGCCCCGTCCTTTCAGCCCGATGTTTGACAGGCTGAACAGTCCGTGGATGGAGAACTTTCTTGCCACCGGATTACGGCCTGAAGACATTGATTACGTTTTGCATACGCATCTGCATATCGATCACGTTGGCTGGAACATCCGCCGGGAGGGTACACAGTGGGTGCACACCTTCCCCAATGCCCGTTGGGTGATTGCACAGGAAGAAATGCTGGCAGGTCAGGTCGGCATACTGTTTGCTTTACCATCCCCCGACAATCGCGGCGACAGTATTACAGCAATATATCGTCGCCTTTCTTCAGCAAATGACTGA
- a CDS encoding TonB-dependent receptor domain-containing protein, with translation MRNLISSKGIVRTSVLCSTLVISGYSIEAESTNTSLQPVNTSDKSRTVSTHADVAEPEMVVTAPVLKKEAGSKTVVSAEEMQKKGTNDFGSVMRYEPLISAIGASGGSSAGKSGFDRSGYTGYNIRGLESNRVGLDVDGIPQPEATGRSYAGRVGVNTFGIGRDYIDPYMYGQVDIESGATSTAWANNAIGGSVSFMPKSADDYLSPNKLTYFGDQSDYDSANRSWHNGITIAAGDETLRGVFVYSRRDGQQTRNNSGTLAAYPANWYSNAMLASGIWRPNDQHKLTGTVDYYDKTNHTHFDSWNSAGSAIWGTAQQQSNTRRWGFSLKDEWTPVNAFADSLTSRVYYQQTQAHDNTWMPSSATAMQRVYSNYDVDTYGFETQLTKSLRRHDLSGGLNASTSDTTRPFRQSPAPSQFTVIMQPQADSRSYMLGGYLQDQIHFDLDGHDFSIVPGVRIAHQTTKPQNLYSLTTGSAVLTESQLQTLYGKENADTQVLPSLSFNYDLTPQLMTYVMYKRGTQFPGTSQLFGSWNLGSSYAGSQQYALIGNSDLKTETSNNVEWGLKGQAVEGVTLNAAMFYNTYENFIAYTRYTRAVHPGMFSNVPSNIYTIFQAENRDKAYIYGGQVSTKVNFGTWFEQVDGLSTTFALGYTQGKSKSSYAGDQYVDLDSVAPMKAIVGVAWDDPAKRYGTAVTATFVKGKRAMETNRETYTNSGSVLTEASGEFMRVPGYGLLDMTAYWQVAKNVRVNGGIYNLTDRKYWDYLSSRNLTESTLQDAYDKALAVMPGRTFLLGMNIDF, from the coding sequence ATGCGTAACCTTATTTCCTCAAAAGGAATTGTCCGAACGTCTGTGTTATGCAGCACCTTGGTCATCTCTGGTTATTCCATCGAGGCAGAAAGCACCAATACGTCACTTCAGCCTGTCAACACCTCTGATAAATCGCGGACTGTTTCCACCCATGCAGATGTCGCTGAACCAGAAATGGTCGTCACCGCACCTGTTCTGAAAAAAGAAGCGGGCAGCAAAACGGTGGTCAGTGCAGAAGAGATGCAGAAAAAAGGCACCAATGATTTTGGTTCCGTCATGCGTTATGAGCCACTCATCAGCGCTATCGGTGCCAGCGGCGGTTCTTCTGCTGGCAAGAGTGGTTTCGATCGCAGTGGCTATACCGGCTATAATATCCGCGGACTTGAGAGTAACCGTGTCGGACTGGATGTAGACGGCATTCCACAACCGGAAGCCACAGGTCGCAGCTACGCTGGTCGCGTCGGTGTGAATACGTTCGGTATCGGGCGTGATTACATCGATCCCTACATGTATGGCCAGGTTGACATTGAATCCGGGGCGACCTCTACGGCATGGGCCAATAATGCGATTGGCGGGTCGGTATCATTTATGCCGAAGTCGGCTGATGATTATCTGTCCCCCAACAAACTGACTTATTTTGGCGATCAATCTGATTATGATTCTGCCAACCGCAGCTGGCACAACGGTATCACCATCGCCGCAGGGGATGAAACGTTACGCGGCGTGTTCGTTTACAGCCGTCGTGACGGTCAGCAAACGCGTAATAACAGCGGCACTCTTGCTGCTTATCCGGCCAACTGGTACTCCAATGCCATGCTGGCTTCGGGGATCTGGCGCCCAAATGATCAGCACAAGCTGACTGGCACCGTCGATTATTACGATAAAACTAACCATACTCACTTCGATTCATGGAACTCGGCGGGCTCCGCCATTTGGGGCACGGCACAGCAACAGAGCAACACGCGCCGCTGGGGTTTCAGCCTGAAAGACGAGTGGACGCCAGTGAATGCCTTTGCTGACAGCCTGACATCGCGCGTTTATTACCAGCAGACGCAGGCTCATGACAATACCTGGATGCCATCCAGCGCTACGGCAATGCAGCGGGTCTATTCTAATTACGATGTTGATACCTATGGTTTTGAAACGCAGCTGACGAAATCACTGAGGCGACACGATCTCAGCGGTGGGCTTAATGCCAGCACAAGCGATACAACACGGCCGTTCCGTCAGTCACCCGCGCCCAGCCAGTTCACGGTCATCATGCAGCCTCAGGCTGACAGCCGCAGTTATATGCTCGGCGGTTACCTGCAGGATCAAATCCACTTTGATCTGGATGGACATGATTTTAGCATCGTACCCGGCGTGAGGATTGCCCATCAGACCACCAAACCGCAGAATCTGTACAGCCTGACCACTGGCAGCGCGGTACTGACCGAGTCCCAATTGCAAACGCTTTATGGCAAAGAGAATGCTGATACGCAGGTTCTGCCCTCTCTGAGCTTTAATTACGATCTTACGCCACAGCTGATGACTTACGTGATGTATAAGCGGGGCACCCAGTTCCCTGGCACCAGTCAGCTGTTCGGCTCATGGAATCTGGGGTCCAGCTATGCCGGTTCCCAGCAGTACGCGCTGATTGGCAATTCTGACCTGAAAACCGAAACCAGCAACAATGTCGAGTGGGGCCTGAAAGGTCAGGCGGTTGAAGGGGTGACGCTGAATGCGGCGATGTTCTACAACACCTATGAAAACTTTATTGCCTATACCCGTTATACCCGTGCCGTTCATCCAGGCATGTTCAGTAATGTACCGTCCAATATCTACACGATTTTCCAGGCTGAAAACCGTGATAAAGCCTATATCTACGGTGGACAGGTCAGCACCAAAGTGAACTTTGGGACATGGTTTGAGCAGGTTGATGGCCTGAGCACCACCTTCGCGCTGGGGTATACGCAAGGTAAATCCAAATCCAGCTACGCTGGTGACCAGTATGTGGATCTCGATAGCGTAGCCCCAATGAAAGCGATTGTGGGCGTAGCCTGGGACGATCCGGCTAAACGTTATGGCACTGCGGTTACCGCCACCTTTGTGAAAGGCAAACGCGCGATGGAAACCAATCGTGAAACCTACACCAACAGCGGTAGTGTGTTGACGGAAGCAAGCGGCGAGTTCATGCGGGTGCCGGGATATGGCCTGCTGGACATGACAGCTTACTGGCAGGTAGCGAAGAACGTCAGGGTCAATGGTGGGATTTACAACCTGACCGATCGTAAATATTGGGATTATCTCAGCAGTCGCAACCTCACAGAATCCACCCTTCAGGACGCGTATGATAAAGCGCTGGCAGTGATGCCAGGCCGCACCTTCCTGCTGGGCATGAATATCGATTTTTGA
- a CDS encoding hemin-degrading factor, with the protein MNTLFTRYQEMKAQQPKKYARDLATLLGVSEAELAEARTQHDAVALKLDVSELLPALETVGETKSITRNAYAVHEQVGRYENLRLGNHAALILNPRALDLRFFPGKWKSAFSLQEKTARGERHSIQIFDEHGDAILKIYTTPGSNMVAWQALVDRLKQDSADKLIVTAALPETFSPQPDKVKIEQHWRAMTDVHQFFGLLNRHNISRQQAFRHVPGDLAQQVNSSALSELLKMAHDDGNEIMIFVGNRGCVQIFTGVVEKLMPMDNWLNIFNPTFTLHLMADSIAESWVVRKPTSDGMVTSLELFAADGTQIAQLNGQRTEGQPEQVRWREQMAMLTGVGEVA; encoded by the coding sequence ATGAATACTCTTTTCACTCGTTATCAGGAAATGAAAGCACAGCAGCCGAAAAAATATGCGCGTGATCTTGCCACTCTGCTTGGCGTCAGCGAAGCGGAACTGGCCGAAGCACGCACTCAGCACGATGCGGTTGCGCTGAAGCTTGATGTCAGCGAACTACTGCCAGCGCTTGAAACGGTAGGCGAAACCAAATCTATTACCCGCAATGCTTATGCAGTGCATGAACAGGTGGGGCGCTATGAAAATCTGCGTCTGGGAAATCACGCCGCGCTCATTCTGAACCCTCGCGCACTGGACCTGCGTTTTTTTCCAGGTAAATGGAAAAGCGCTTTCTCACTCCAGGAAAAAACGGCGCGTGGTGAGCGTCACAGCATCCAGATTTTCGATGAGCATGGCGATGCCATTCTGAAGATCTACACGACGCCCGGGAGCAACATGGTTGCCTGGCAGGCGCTGGTTGATCGTCTTAAACAGGATAGCGCTGATAAGCTGATCGTGACGGCAGCGCTGCCAGAAACATTTAGCCCTCAGCCGGACAAAGTAAAAATTGAGCAGCACTGGCGCGCCATGACCGATGTGCATCAGTTTTTCGGCCTGCTGAACCGTCATAACATTTCACGTCAGCAGGCTTTCCGACATGTTCCAGGCGATCTGGCACAGCAGGTGAATAGCAGTGCATTGAGTGAGCTATTGAAAATGGCGCACGACGATGGCAATGAAATCATGATTTTTGTTGGTAACCGGGGCTGTGTACAGATTTTCACTGGTGTGGTGGAAAAACTGATGCCGATGGATAACTGGCTGAATATCTTCAATCCAACCTTTACCCTACATTTAATGGCTGACTCTATTGCAGAGAGTTGGGTCGTCCGTAAACCGACCTCCGATGGTATGGTGACCAGCCTAGAACTGTTTGCTGCCGATGGAACGCAGATTGCGCAACTCAATGGCCAGCGCACGGAAGGTCAGCCAGAGCAGGTCCGCTGGCGTGAGCAGATGGCTATGCTGACAGGCGTGGGAGAAGTGGCATGA
- a CDS encoding heme/hemin ABC transporter substrate-binding protein, which translates to MKIWLMALLALPFTLFAEERVVSVGGDITEIIYALDAQQSLVARDSTSLHPAVVTKLPDVGYMRQLNAEGILAMKPTLVIASVLAKPSVVLKQVEQANVKVVTVTGEPSLNAIQQKITTIASALHRETQGEALVAKINSQLKGVAGKPLPVKVLYILNHSGMKAMAAGTQTAADGAIHSAGLQNAMGNIPHYQTLTQEGIVASAPQLVVIGESGLKSMGGEEKIWQLPGLALTPAGKNHSLLVVDEMSLLGFGLQTPRAIAKLRKAAEALAQ; encoded by the coding sequence ATGAAAATATGGCTGATGGCGCTGTTGGCGCTGCCTTTTACCTTGTTCGCTGAGGAGCGGGTGGTGTCTGTTGGCGGTGACATAACGGAAATTATCTATGCGCTCGACGCCCAGCAAAGTCTGGTAGCGCGCGATTCCACCAGTCTTCATCCTGCCGTAGTGACCAAACTGCCCGACGTGGGTTATATGCGCCAGCTTAATGCTGAAGGGATCCTTGCCATGAAGCCCACTCTGGTTATCGCCAGCGTGCTGGCCAAACCCTCAGTTGTCCTGAAACAGGTTGAACAGGCGAATGTTAAGGTGGTCACCGTTACCGGCGAGCCATCGTTGAACGCGATTCAGCAGAAAATCACCACCATTGCCAGCGCACTACATCGGGAAACGCAGGGTGAAGCACTGGTAGCGAAGATAAACAGCCAGTTGAAAGGTGTGGCGGGCAAGCCTCTGCCGGTAAAGGTGCTGTATATTCTTAACCACTCTGGCATGAAGGCAATGGCTGCGGGTACGCAGACTGCCGCTGATGGCGCTATTCACAGTGCCGGATTGCAAAATGCGATGGGCAATATCCCTCATTATCAAACGTTAACGCAGGAAGGCATTGTCGCCAGCGCTCCTCAACTGGTAGTGATTGGTGAAAGTGGCCTTAAGTCCATGGGCGGGGAGGAAAAAATCTGGCAGTTGCCGGGGCTTGCGTTGACGCCGGCTGGTAAAAACCACAGCCTGCTGGTGGTGGACGAAATGTCTCTGCTGGGTTTTGGCCTGCAAACACCGCGAGCGATAGCCAAATTACGTAAGGCGGCGGAAGCGCTTGCGCAATGA
- a CDS encoding FecCD family ABC transporter permease: MLIVMLAMMVLAANTGAMRLSLVTLWQAPFDSMEWQIWLNIRLPRVLLAVLVGAALALSGATMQGLFRNPLADPGLLGISSGAALMLAFAVVLPVTLPAVLALWWPMLAAFAGSLVVTMIIFILSRHRSITLSRLLLAGIAINALCGAAVGVLSWISNDQQLRQLSLWGMGSLGQAQWPTLLACAVLVLPTMLAIQWQAGRLNLLQLGDEEAHYLGVDVRRTQHKLLIFSALMVAAAVAVSGIIAFVGLVVPHLIRLWVGGDHRWLLPGSTLLGAILILVADTLARTVVAPAEMPVGLLTSMLGAPWFLWLILRRPGGHR; the protein is encoded by the coding sequence ATGCTTATAGTGATGCTGGCGATGATGGTACTGGCGGCCAATACTGGCGCGATGCGCCTTTCGCTGGTCACGCTCTGGCAAGCCCCTTTCGACAGTATGGAGTGGCAGATTTGGTTGAATATCCGGCTGCCGCGTGTGCTGCTTGCCGTGCTGGTGGGTGCTGCGCTGGCGCTTTCCGGGGCAACGATGCAGGGACTGTTTCGTAATCCGCTGGCCGACCCGGGCCTGCTGGGGATCAGTAGCGGTGCTGCTTTGATGTTAGCGTTTGCCGTGGTGCTTCCTGTTACTTTGCCCGCCGTGCTGGCACTGTGGTGGCCGATGCTGGCAGCCTTTGCTGGCAGCCTTGTCGTGACGATGATTATTTTTATCCTTAGCCGCCACCGTAGTATCACGCTTTCCCGCTTGCTGTTAGCCGGTATTGCCATTAATGCCCTGTGTGGAGCAGCGGTGGGTGTTCTCTCATGGATAAGCAACGATCAGCAGCTGCGCCAGCTTTCTCTTTGGGGGATGGGGTCGCTGGGGCAGGCGCAGTGGCCAACGCTATTGGCCTGCGCTGTGTTGGTCTTGCCAACGATGCTGGCAATCCAGTGGCAGGCTGGACGGCTTAATTTGCTACAGCTGGGCGATGAAGAAGCGCATTACCTGGGTGTGGACGTCCGGCGGACGCAACACAAACTGCTTATTTTCAGTGCTCTGATGGTGGCCGCGGCGGTGGCCGTTAGCGGAATTATTGCTTTTGTTGGCCTGGTGGTACCCCATTTGATCCGGTTGTGGGTAGGGGGAGATCATCGTTGGCTGCTCCCCGGTTCAACTCTGCTCGGCGCGATCCTGATACTGGTGGCGGATACCCTGGCTCGAACCGTCGTGGCGCCGGCAGAAATGCCCGTAGGATTGTTGACCAGTATGCTGGGCGCGCCCTGGTTTTTATGGTTGATTCTTCGTCGCCCTGGAGGTCATCGGTGA